The Pirellulimonas nuda genome includes a region encoding these proteins:
- a CDS encoding FecR domain-containing protein, with the protein MSHDPLNHDPDRLLLLADRFLSGEATPREVTDLEALLLSGPDARAEFIERVCVDEDIRFAMRARRANSRLIGDLLSLPTASVERAEPVAWERAAARASRPWVWLAALAAALTLAVWIPQWRAPSERVAAQIVREHPPKASPTASEDRADEPRTVDTIAVLYNHDHAVWSDGPQDLARGTTFGAGAKMNLASGLADVAFRSGAQLVIEGPAELELVSDMEVLLIAGRLSAKVPPDAIGFAVRTEEARILDLGTEFGVVARHGGGCDVVVFDGEVIVAPRGRPGQNQRLLAGAALRASATELVRADNELNPDSFTRRVATQGASQGARLVANFRRDFRSTQLDQRTPAPSWRFLWNARGPLGNPDHYQDLRWNGEWGYTTAGSGPFPAPPPAKSLCLRETGGHPGPDAKTAEVDRYDHGPVAAFTVPQSGDYAIVDSWLSRLDDRRFDEIIRDNEFGIDVVVHVDHHDPAFSGTGYDTNNLAFDVDLPGLESGDTIYVAIGPNSSSRYDSFAWNFSIVQLTPAE; encoded by the coding sequence ATGAGCCACGACCCACTCAATCACGACCCCGACCGTCTGTTGCTGCTGGCCGATCGGTTCCTGTCCGGAGAAGCTACCCCCCGCGAAGTCACCGATCTGGAGGCGCTGCTGCTGTCCGGGCCCGACGCACGCGCCGAGTTCATCGAGCGGGTGTGTGTCGATGAAGACATCCGTTTCGCGATGCGGGCGCGTCGGGCCAACAGCCGGTTGATTGGAGACCTGCTGAGCCTGCCGACAGCGTCCGTCGAGCGGGCGGAGCCGGTGGCCTGGGAAAGAGCCGCTGCGCGTGCGTCTCGCCCCTGGGTGTGGCTTGCAGCGCTTGCCGCGGCGCTAACGTTGGCGGTTTGGATCCCTCAATGGCGGGCGCCCTCTGAACGTGTCGCGGCCCAGATCGTGCGGGAGCATCCGCCAAAGGCGTCGCCGACTGCCTCCGAAGATCGGGCGGATGAGCCCCGTACGGTCGACACCATCGCGGTGCTCTACAACCACGACCACGCCGTGTGGAGCGACGGCCCTCAGGACCTAGCTCGTGGCACCACTTTCGGCGCCGGCGCCAAGATGAATCTGGCGTCCGGGTTGGCGGACGTGGCGTTTCGCAGCGGAGCCCAACTGGTGATCGAGGGCCCGGCCGAGCTCGAGCTGGTCTCCGACATGGAGGTGCTGCTGATCGCCGGCCGGCTGTCCGCCAAGGTTCCACCCGACGCGATCGGCTTTGCGGTGCGCACGGAGGAGGCCCGCATCCTCGACCTCGGGACGGAGTTCGGCGTGGTCGCCCGGCACGGCGGCGGCTGCGATGTGGTGGTCTTCGACGGCGAGGTGATCGTCGCCCCGCGTGGTCGACCGGGTCAGAATCAACGGCTGCTGGCCGGCGCCGCGCTGCGAGCCAGCGCTACGGAGCTGGTGCGGGCGGACAACGAGCTCAACCCCGACAGCTTCACGCGTCGGGTCGCGACCCAGGGCGCATCTCAGGGGGCGCGTCTTGTCGCCAACTTCCGCCGCGACTTCCGCTCCACCCAGCTCGACCAGCGGACCCCGGCCCCATCATGGCGCTTTCTGTGGAACGCGCGGGGACCGCTGGGTAATCCCGACCACTATCAAGACCTGCGCTGGAACGGCGAGTGGGGCTACACGACGGCCGGCTCGGGCCCGTTCCCGGCGCCCCCCCCGGCCAAGTCGCTGTGCCTCCGCGAGACCGGCGGTCACCCAGGCCCTGACGCGAAGACCGCCGAAGTCGATCGGTACGACCACGGGCCAGTCGCGGCATTCACGGTGCCCCAATCGGGCGACTACGCCATCGTCGATAGCTGGCTGAGCCGTCTGGACGATCGCCGCTTTGACGAGATTATCAGGGATAATGAGTTCGGCATCGACGTGGTGGTGCACGTGGATCACCACGACCCCGCGTTCAGCGGAACCGGCTACGACACGAACAACCTCGCATTCGACGTAGACCTGCCGGGCCTCGAATCGGGCGACACCATCTACGTCGCGATCGGGCCAAACAGTTCGAGCCGCTACGACTCGTTCGCTTGGAATTTTTCTATTGTCCAGCTAACCCCCGCCGAGTGA
- a CDS encoding sigma-70 family RNA polymerase sigma factor, giving the protein MGVFTLKPEHSKNQGRKEHEFAERLQQVHVRLYSYIHMIVQDMDEADDVLQQTSIVLWRKYDAFDATRDFFGWACGVARLEARNFLRKRRTHRLVLSDQLDELMVASLQQMSDGDRDARREALAGCVAKLSKMDRGLLEQCYSKSVAVRDIARSLQRSPQSVHNSLKRVRDLLQDCIRRSLSLESF; this is encoded by the coding sequence ATGGGAGTCTTCACTCTGAAACCAGAACATTCAAAAAACCAAGGCCGCAAGGAGCACGAGTTTGCCGAGCGTTTGCAGCAAGTCCACGTCCGCCTCTACAGCTACATCCACATGATCGTTCAGGACATGGACGAAGCGGACGACGTGCTGCAGCAGACCAGCATCGTCTTGTGGCGCAAGTACGACGCGTTCGACGCCACGCGGGATTTTTTCGGTTGGGCCTGCGGCGTCGCCCGGCTCGAAGCGCGAAACTTCTTGCGGAAGCGCCGGACGCATCGGCTGGTGCTGAGCGATCAACTGGACGAGCTCATGGTCGCTTCGCTGCAACAAATGTCCGACGGCGATCGAGACGCTCGCCGCGAGGCGTTGGCGGGATGCGTCGCCAAGCTGTCGAAGATGGACCGCGGACTGTTGGAGCAGTGCTATTCCAAGAGCGTCGCCGTGCGGGACATCGCCCGGTCGCTCCAACGCAGCCCACAAAGCGTTCACAACTCGCTCAAGCGGGTCCGCGACCTGCTCCAAGATTGCATCAGGCGTTCGCTCTCGTTGGAGTCCTTTTAG
- a CDS encoding PEP-CTERM sorting domain-containing protein (PEP-CTERM proteins occur, often in large numbers, in the proteomes of bacteria that also encode an exosortase, a predicted intramembrane cysteine proteinase. The presence of a PEP-CTERM domain at a protein's C-terminus predicts cleavage within the sorting domain, followed by covalent anchoring to some some component of the (usually Gram-negative) cell surface. Many PEP-CTERM proteins exhibit an unusual sequence composition that includes large numbers of potential glycosylation sites. Expression of one such protein has been shown restore the ability of a bacterium to form floc, a type of biofilm.), whose protein sequence is MKLLSCGLAAAICVVVMRPVHAAPILVEVDFSGAGGSAVGVIASSDAQFTVVDPAVTFGATAFSAVGGASGTSTWVYDATGAAAANPDLHTASTFGAPTRFDVDLAFAAAGATYTITSVEIDVRASNSAGTNWDFMYRKPDNTTAILPGGAITVQSGADPITTYSIDVTSENLTATDSATAWSASGTGKLRLGFYEATASGNDNFQVDAIRFIGTSSSAVPEPTAACLLGLSLAGAVLARRRLR, encoded by the coding sequence ATGAAGTTGCTGTCCTGTGGTCTAGCTGCCGCTATCTGCGTGGTTGTGATGCGGCCCGTCCATGCGGCCCCGATCCTGGTTGAGGTCGATTTTTCTGGCGCCGGCGGCTCGGCGGTTGGCGTCATTGCGTCGTCCGACGCACAGTTCACCGTAGTTGACCCGGCAGTCACGTTCGGGGCCACGGCGTTCTCGGCGGTTGGGGGGGCGAGCGGAACTTCTACCTGGGTCTACGACGCCACCGGCGCCGCCGCGGCGAATCCCGATCTTCACACGGCATCGACTTTTGGGGCGCCTACTCGGTTCGATGTTGACCTAGCCTTTGCCGCCGCCGGAGCGACCTACACGATCACGAGCGTAGAGATCGATGTCCGTGCATCGAACAGCGCCGGAACCAATTGGGATTTCATGTACCGCAAGCCAGACAACACGACCGCGATCCTCCCCGGGGGCGCCATCACCGTGCAGTCGGGGGCGGACCCGATCACCACCTACTCGATTGACGTAACCTCCGAGAACCTGACCGCGACGGATTCCGCGACCGCGTGGAGCGCCAGCGGCACCGGCAAGCTTCGGTTGGGGTTCTACGAAGCGACCGCTTCGGGCAACGACAACTTTCAGGTCGACGCGATTCGATTCATCGGAACCTCCTCTTCTGCCGTTCCAGAGCCGACGGCTGCGTGCCTGCTGGGCTTGTCGCTGGCGGGGGCGGTGCTGGCGCGCCGCAGGTTGCGCTGA
- a CDS encoding sulfatase — MPALRAAAADIARPNIVLILMDDMGWKDVGYAAGERAETPNIDRLRNSSMCFTRAYASAAICSASRVGLLTGQSPARARFEFVTKWPHDRVSTSWPLTPPPFPGNLPLETTTVAELLQGAGYRTAMVGKWHLNQHHVRYLGWSPTHGPAQQGFDEAIDEQGSHPYAGPPAAGAEYAAGEYPRDQLTEEAVGYLRRQRSGAEPFFLFLSHYYVHDPVRVSAAWMIGKHRKKLGPDASDAHVRYAAFVELADHYVGQVLDTLDACGLSDNTLVLLTSDNGGHPDFSTMAPLRGCKWNLYEGGIRVPMLVRWPGVTKPGGVCDAPVINYDLLPTLCEIADAETDDRTPLDGRSIVPLLRGESGESFHERPLYWHFPYYVPEQWADGLVRGIGVDTNSMRTVNPPHSAIRVGDTKLLYFYENQNTELYNLRDDPSEQSDLTPQQPERARAMKQTLMDHLHSVGARLARPSGADRDPPSR; from the coding sequence ATGCCGGCTTTGCGGGCCGCTGCCGCGGACATCGCCCGCCCCAACATCGTGCTGATCCTCATGGACGACATGGGGTGGAAAGACGTGGGCTACGCCGCTGGCGAGCGGGCCGAGACCCCGAACATCGATCGGCTCCGCAACAGCTCGATGTGCTTCACCCGGGCCTACGCGTCCGCGGCGATCTGCTCCGCGTCGCGTGTTGGGTTGTTGACGGGGCAATCTCCGGCGCGCGCGCGGTTCGAGTTTGTCACCAAGTGGCCGCACGACCGCGTCTCGACGTCGTGGCCGCTCACGCCCCCGCCGTTCCCGGGCAACCTGCCGCTGGAAACAACAACGGTAGCGGAACTCCTGCAAGGCGCCGGATACCGCACCGCGATGGTGGGCAAATGGCACCTGAACCAGCACCACGTGCGGTACCTGGGCTGGAGCCCGACACACGGGCCGGCGCAGCAGGGGTTCGACGAGGCGATCGACGAGCAAGGCTCGCACCCCTACGCGGGGCCCCCCGCGGCTGGCGCCGAGTACGCCGCCGGCGAGTACCCGCGCGACCAACTCACGGAGGAGGCGGTCGGATACCTGCGACGCCAACGCAGCGGCGCCGAGCCGTTTTTCTTGTTCCTGTCGCACTACTACGTGCACGACCCGGTCCGCGTGTCCGCGGCGTGGATGATCGGCAAGCACCGAAAGAAGCTAGGCCCGGACGCCAGCGATGCGCACGTGCGCTACGCCGCGTTTGTCGAGCTTGCGGACCACTACGTGGGGCAAGTGCTCGACACGCTCGATGCGTGCGGGTTGTCCGACAACACGCTGGTGCTCCTCACGTCCGATAACGGAGGGCACCCAGATTTCTCCACGATGGCGCCGCTGCGCGGCTGCAAGTGGAACCTCTATGAAGGGGGCATCCGCGTGCCGATGCTGGTGCGTTGGCCGGGGGTAACCAAGCCCGGCGGGGTGTGCGACGCCCCGGTGATCAATTACGACCTGCTGCCGACGCTGTGTGAGATCGCGGATGCAGAGACCGACGACCGGACGCCGCTCGATGGCCGCAGCATCGTACCGCTGCTACGCGGAGAGTCTGGCGAAAGCTTCCACGAGCGTCCACTATACTGGCACTTCCCCTACTATGTCCCCGAGCAATGGGCCGACGGGCTGGTGCGTGGGATCGGCGTCGACACCAACAGCATGCGCACCGTGAACCCTCCGCACTCGGCGATCCGCGTCGGCGACACTAAGCTGCTGTACTTCTACGAGAATCAGAACACCGAGCTTTACAACCTGCGCGACGACCCGAGCGAGCAATCCGACTTGACCCCGCAACAACCAGAGCGTGCGCGTGCCATGAAGCAGACGCTGATGGACCACCTACACTCGGTGGGTGCGCGGCTTGCCCGGCCGAGCGGAGCCGACCGAGATCCGCCAAGCCGGTGA
- a CDS encoding GntR family transcriptional regulator, whose translation MSENLFEAWLMATADLTSQAYRHLHRRLVSGELPAGTVLSENKLAAEMGISRTPVGDAVRRLAAEGLVEQVPRYGTIVKTISLQDIEDVYELREAIEPYAARKAASRVSATQLQQLEVLCKAIDGLSAQVDAGECEELTGEMLRRFLAADLAFHMLIVHAAANTRILSVVESTRVVSQVFRIRRTRHDSAVVHAACSHHRKILAALADGDGDRAAEWMLKHISRSKEETLAFHQQATGERVPVKSEFSLELGDDIRAELEWLERDDAE comes from the coding sequence TTGTCGGAAAATCTCTTCGAGGCGTGGCTCATGGCGACGGCCGATCTGACATCTCAAGCCTATCGTCATCTCCACCGTCGGTTGGTGTCGGGAGAACTCCCCGCCGGCACGGTGCTGTCGGAGAACAAGCTTGCTGCGGAGATGGGGATCAGCAGGACTCCGGTAGGGGACGCGGTTCGGCGGCTGGCCGCCGAGGGGCTTGTGGAGCAGGTGCCTCGCTACGGGACGATTGTGAAAACCATCTCCCTGCAAGACATCGAAGACGTGTACGAGCTGCGCGAGGCGATCGAACCTTACGCCGCACGCAAGGCGGCGAGCCGCGTCTCCGCGACGCAGCTCCAGCAGCTCGAGGTGCTGTGCAAAGCGATCGACGGGCTCTCGGCCCAGGTGGACGCGGGCGAGTGCGAGGAGCTAACTGGCGAGATGCTGAGGCGGTTCCTGGCCGCGGACCTGGCGTTCCACATGTTGATAGTCCACGCCGCCGCGAATACCCGAATCTTGTCAGTGGTGGAGAGTACACGCGTGGTGTCCCAAGTGTTTCGGATACGGCGGACACGCCACGATTCGGCGGTAGTGCACGCGGCGTGTAGCCACCACAGGAAGATACTGGCCGCCTTAGCGGACGGGGACGGCGACCGGGCCGCAGAGTGGATGCTCAAGCACATCAGCCGTTCGAAAGAAGAGACGCTGGCGTTCCACCAGCAGGCCACGGGGGAGCGGGTCCCGGTGAAGTCGGAGTTTTCACTGGAGCTCGGCGACGACATCCGAGCGGAGCTCGAGTGGCTTGAGCGAGACGACGCGGAGTAG